TCCACCTGCGGCAGCACCTGATCCGCCAGCCGCAACAGTCGCAGACCCGCCGCCGACAGCTTCATCGGTTTTGAGCGCCGCAGGAACAGCTCCACCCCCGCCTGATCCTCCAGCCCCTTAATCTGATGGCTGAGCGCGCTCTGGGTGATATTCAGCTGATCCGCCGCCCGCGCCAACCCGCCTTCCTGATGGATTGCCTTGATCGTGCGCAAATGTCGGAATTCGATGTGCATCTATCGTGTCGCTCATGTTGTTCTTGAGTATTATGAAATTGTTTCACAATAGCCCGTATGCAACAAGAGATGAAATCATGCGGAGCGCTTTTTAAAATGACGACCCCTGACATCTCTTTTGAATTCTTCCCGCCGCAGTCGCTGGAGGCCTCATTTCGGCTTTGGGACACGGTGCAGACGCTGGCCCCTCTGGCCCCCCGCTTTGTTTCGGTCACCTATGGCGCCGGTGGCACCACGCGTGACCTCACACGGGAGGCGGTGGCGACATTGCACAACTCCTCCGGCCTGAATGTCGCGGCTCATCTGACCTGTGTAAATGCCACCAAATCCGAGACACTGGCAATCGCCGACCAGTTCGCCGAGGCAGGCGTGCGCGAAATCGTGGCCCTGCGCGGCGACCCGCCCAAAGGCGCCGCCGGGTTCGAACCCCACCCCGAGGGCTACGCCAATTCGGTTGAACTGATCGCCGCACTCGCCGAACGCGATCAATTCTCTATCCGTGTCGGCGCCTACCCTGATCGCCACCCCGAAGCCACCAGCGCCCGTGCGGATGTAGACTGGCTGAAGCGCAAACTGGACGCCGGCGCAGATGAAGCGCTGACCCAGTTTTTCTTTGAGGCCGATACTTTCCTGCGCTTCCGCGATGATTGTGCCAAGGCCGGGATCGACACCAGCCGCATCACCCCCGGTATCCTGCCGATTGAAAACTGGAAGGGCGCGCGCAACTTTGCAAAACGTTGCGGCACCACCATCCCGGCCTGGATCGACGATGCCTTTGACAAGGCGATCCGCGACGGGCGCGAAGATCTGCTTGCCACCGCCCTGTGCACTGAACTTTGCTCCGACCTGATGGACAACGGCGTCGACAAGCTGCACTTTTACACATTGAACCGGCCAGAGCTGACCCGCGATGTCTGCTTTGCGCTTGGCATCACGCCCGATGTCTCGCTGGAGAACGTGGCGTAGCGCTTGCTCTGCGGCCTCTGCGCTCCTAGCCTCTAATCCTGACGCCCCTGCTGTTTTTGGTGGGGGCGTTTGTCGTCGCGACCAATTCACGAATACTGTGTTGGTCCTGTCGTACTATGTCGCAATATCAGGATGGCCGCATGTCTTCACCCATTTCGCACGCCCCCACCTCGTCCGTACGTCCCCGCCGCGCCGCCGGTCCACAGGATCTTTTGCGACCCGAGGAAATCACTCAGATCTCTGGGCTGGAATTCATGCAGAGCATTCTGGACGGTCGCCTGCCCGGCCCGCCCATAGGCGAGACCCTCGGCTATCACCTGTACAGCGTGGAGCCGGGCACAGTCACCTTTCGCGGCACACCTGAATTTGCTGTCACCAACCCAATGGGTACAGTCCACGGCGGCTGGTACGGCACCCTGCTGGACAGCGCCATGGCCTGCGCCGTGATGACCCGCGTGCCCAAGGGGTCTGTGTATACCACGCTGGAATTCAAAGTGAATATTCTGCGCTCGATCCCGCTGGGCACCGAAATCGAATGTATCGGGCTGACCGATCACGTCGGGCGCTCCACCGGTGTCGCCCATGGTGAACTGCGTGGTGTTGTCGATGGCCGTCTCTACGCCACCGGCTCCACCACCTGCATCGTCATGCAGATCACCACGCCCTGAACATACCCGCGCAGACATCGCCCCCGAGGCACAGCACCTCAGAGTGGTTTTACCAACCGATGCAAACGGTGATGACATTGACCAAACTGCATCTTGCCGCTCACCCCGGTCGGCTTGAAGCCTTCCCGCTCCCAGAAGGCGCGACCGCGCGCGTTAGCCTCTACGACGGCAAGGAAGGTCTGCGCAGCCCCCCTCTCCCGCGCCAGCCCCTCCACATGAGCTAGAAACCGTCGACCATAGCCCGCCCCCTGCGCCCAAGGCCCCAGCACCATGAGGCCAAGATAAGCATCCTGCGGTTCGGGAAAGCCAAAGGACAGCTCCGCCAGCCCTGACAACCGTCCCTCAAGAAACAGTCCCAGTCGGTAAGATTGCGCAGGATCGCAGCCCGGCGGCCCGTCAGTGAAGGATCTCTCAGCCTTATCCCGCCCGGGCAACACCCCTTCGACCAGCAACCAATAGTCCGGCGCATCGCGATAACAGGTGGCGACCAGATCAATCTCGGCTACAGAATCCATCGGACGGATAAACAGGTGCGGGATTGCGGCCGGTTCCAAACAATATGAAGTTGGGCTTCTCATGCCTAACCTCCCGCTCAATCAATCAGTAGGTGTAGAGAAAAACTGCTGTTTAAGCTACAATCAACCTTTAAACCGTAGCCTACAATGAGATCACTCATCGTGGAACGATGTAAATATCGCATTAGAATTATTAAGAGGGACTCCAGCTCCCTTTCGTATTCTGGGCATCGTCGCCGTGACCCTCATAGCGACCCTACCACTTTTGAAATCCGCCCATCCTCGGTATCCCTCGCAGGATTGGTTAGCGTCCAACTATTCGTGGCATTTCTGCTCCCCATACTCATCAACGAAGACAGCGCATGGCTGGAAGATGAAAACTTGGGGTGCGTTTTGGTATCCGGTCTCAACCCCCAAAGGGACGATTTCCTGGCAGTCCGCGATGGCCCTGGCACTGACTTTACAAAAAGTCACACAGAGATACATGCACCAAAAGCTATGGATCCATGGGAAAACCTTTGGCTGGCTCAAAGTGAGGTTCATTGAGAAAGGACATCAAGTAAAGGGCTGGGTATTCAGCCGCTATACGACATCCACACCTTGCGCGTGAGCCGGAGAACCGACCAGCACTCTTCCGCCAATAACAACCTCACCGGCGGCACGACGACCCGTATCCTCCGACACTCTACATCCTGCGGCCTCTCTCCTACCGGCCATGCTGCAATCTTCTTGCGGCAGGCCATGACGATAGTGCATTGCAAACCGGCTAGGCTCACTAACGGAGCGATCTAAAGCCCGTCCGACCCTGGCTTCATCAAGGTAATTGGGATCGCTCAGGGTGGTTCTACCCATGCGGAAGCGCGCGGCCGTCTCCGGCTAACCGCCCTAACACCACACTGCATCCAAGGCTCAGACCAAGCTGCCTAGCGCGCCACTTTGGACAGTTCCGACTGCCACTGCGCCAGGCGTTTGTCGGTAATATTGGCCCCCACACTGCTGTGCAATCGCTCGCTGCTGTCCAGCCCGACCCGGCGGTTGCCGCGCATCAGGAAGATCTTGCCCCAGCCCCGCCAGGTTCCGACCGAAGGCGCGGTCGGATCAACCGAAAACCGCATTCGCCAGTCGCGCGGCAGCGGCAGCCCGCAGTTTTCGGCCCGTTCCAGCATCCAGACCAGCGAGACATTGGACAAAGGCCGCGCCGCCTCAAATCCGCCCAACTGCCCGCCCACATCGCCATGGCTGCCCCGGAACCAGACCTGCTCCACCTTGCCATCGTGGCCGTCGGGGCATTCCCATAAAACCGGCGCAAAGACCTGACGGGTCTCATCCAGCGCCAGCGCGTGAAAACCGTTTTTTACATGTTTGCCCAGCTGGTGGTTATGAAATCCGTGCCGCCGCTCCGCCCAGCGCCACAACAGCGGCAACCGCAGGCCCAGCGCCTTTACGGTATCCCAGACGCCGACCATCTCAATCTCTACATCCCGGTGGCAATAGCGCTCAGTGAAGGCTGAGGCGACACAGCCCCCGGTTTGCGCCGCCGCCTGTGCAGTAACGCCCGCGTCTTCCGTCTCACCGGTGTCCGGTCTATCCGGCGTCTGCCGCGCCTGCGTCTTGCCCGGCCCGCTGGCGGAGGCGCTGCCGCATTGGTAATGCCGATACGCGGTGCGGATATTACGTACGGTGGCATGTTCGGCCTTCAGCAGCCCCACCTCATCGATGACCCCTGCGAGCGAGCGCACCGCATAGGCGCCCCGCGAATAGCCCATGAGATAAATCCGGTCCCCCGGACGGTAGCGCGAGGCGAGATACCCATAGGCGCGGCGGATCTGACGGTTGATGCCACGCCCGATCATCACATCCGTGGTCTTGCGCCAGCTCTGCCATTGCACGCCCGCCTCATAGAAGACAGAGACCTGCGGCCCCACCTCCTGACACAGCCGGTAGACCATGCCAGCATGGGTTTCATGCCCCGGTTCCAGTGTGGACATGGTGCCATCAAGAATGATCAGATGGGCCTGCGGCCCGCGCAGCTTGGTCTCTGCAGAATGCTCGGAGCGCAGCGGGCGCCCCAGCCATCCCAGGATCCTCTTACTCAGCTGCGTCAGCGACATTCCTCAATGCTTCCCATAGTCTAAGTGGTGTATAAGGCATCTCAACCTGCCGCACGCCACGATCCCAGACCGCGTCCTGCACGGCATTTGCCACCGCTGCCAGCGCGCCCACGGTCCCGGCCTCGCCGCAGCCCTTCATGCCCATCGGGTTCTGGGTCGACGGCACCGGCGCAAAGCCTACGTCAATCATCGGCACATCCGCCGCACGCGGCAAGGCGTAGTCCATAAACGATGCTGTGAGCAGTTGCCCATCGGCATCATAGACCACCCGCTCCAGCAGGGCCTGCCCCAGCCCCTGCACCACACCGCCATGCACCTGACCTTCGGCCAGCAGCGGGTTGATCAGATTGCCGAAATCATCGACCACGGTATAGCGGTCCACATGGCTGACGCCGGTTTCAGGGTCGATCACGATCTCGGCAACATGGGCACCGTTTGGAAACGACCGCCCCGGCAGCTTGGCCCGTGCCGTGTGACGCAGCAGCTCGTGACGCCCTTGTGCACGGGCCATCTCAGCAACCTCTACAAGCGTTGGCCGCTGATTGCTGCCCGGCGTGCTGAACTGCTCGCCATCAAAGGTGACAGAGGCAGGCTCCACGCCCAGTTGCTCTGCCAAAAAGGGAGTGAAAGCCTCGATCATCACATCAACTGCCGCCAGCGTGGCATTGGCCTGAGTGGTGACAGATCGCGATC
The nucleotide sequence above comes from Phaeobacter inhibens DSM 16374. Encoded proteins:
- a CDS encoding GNAT family N-acetyltransferase, whose translation is MRSPTSYCLEPAAIPHLFIRPMDSVAEIDLVATCYRDAPDYWLLVEGVLPGRDKAERSFTDGPPGCDPAQSYRLGLFLEGRLSGLAELSFGFPEPQDAYLGLMVLGPWAQGAGYGRRFLAHVEGLARERGAAQTFLAVVEANARGRAFWEREGFKPTGVSGKMQFGQCHHRLHRLVKPL
- a CDS encoding PaaI family thioesterase, translating into MSSPISHAPTSSVRPRRAAGPQDLLRPEEITQISGLEFMQSILDGRLPGPPIGETLGYHLYSVEPGTVTFRGTPEFAVTNPMGTVHGGWYGTLLDSAMACAVMTRVPKGSVYTTLEFKVNILRSIPLGTEIECIGLTDHVGRSTGVAHGELRGVVDGRLYATGSTTCIVMQITTP
- the metF gene encoding methylenetetrahydrofolate reductase [NAD(P)H] translates to MTTPDISFEFFPPQSLEASFRLWDTVQTLAPLAPRFVSVTYGAGGTTRDLTREAVATLHNSSGLNVAAHLTCVNATKSETLAIADQFAEAGVREIVALRGDPPKGAAGFEPHPEGYANSVELIAALAERDQFSIRVGAYPDRHPEATSARADVDWLKRKLDAGADEALTQFFFEADTFLRFRDDCAKAGIDTSRITPGILPIENWKGARNFAKRCGTTIPAWIDDAFDKAIRDGREDLLATALCTELCSDLMDNGVDKLHFYTLNRPELTRDVCFALGITPDVSLENVA
- a CDS encoding DUF2235 domain-containing protein, encoding MSLTQLSKRILGWLGRPLRSEHSAETKLRGPQAHLIILDGTMSTLEPGHETHAGMVYRLCQEVGPQVSVFYEAGVQWQSWRKTTDVMIGRGINRQIRRAYGYLASRYRPGDRIYLMGYSRGAYAVRSLAGVIDEVGLLKAEHATVRNIRTAYRHYQCGSASASGPGKTQARQTPDRPDTGETEDAGVTAQAAAQTGGCVASAFTERYCHRDVEIEMVGVWDTVKALGLRLPLLWRWAERRHGFHNHQLGKHVKNGFHALALDETRQVFAPVLWECPDGHDGKVEQVWFRGSHGDVGGQLGGFEAARPLSNVSLVWMLERAENCGLPLPRDWRMRFSVDPTAPSVGTWRGWGKIFLMRGNRRVGLDSSERLHSSVGANITDKRLAQWQSELSKVAR